A region of the Mycobacterium sp. NBC_00419 genome:
TTCTGCAGGATGGCGTCCACCGGCGGTCTGTCCAAGCTGGGCATCAGCCCACCGTACTTACGCACCCTGACGGCGTGGTGGCTGGCCGCAGTCGTCGCGGCCATCGGCTACGGCGTCTTCCTCGCGGTCACCGCGTTGTGGCTTCCCGACGGTGCGGAACTGACCGGTCGGTTCCCCGGCCAGCCCGCCGTGAAGGCCCTGATGGCCGTGCTGCTCGCGGTGGCCGCACTATGGCATCCGATCGTGCGGGAGCGGCGTTGGCTGATCGCCGCGCTGCTGTTCTCGGCGGGTGGTGACTTCTTCCTGGCCATGCCGGGGTGGAAGCCGTCGTTCGTCCTCGGCCTCGGCTCGTTCCTGGTGGCCCATCTCTGCTATCTGGGTGCCCTGCTGCCGCTGCGTGGCCGCAGCCGGCCCCGACTGGCCGCCGCCGCGGTGATGGTGGCCCTGTGCGTGAGCCTGTTGATCTGGTTCTGGCCCACGCTGACCACCGAGGGGCTGACGATCCCGGTGACGGTCTACATCGGCGTGCTCGGCGCGATGGTGTGCGCGGCGCTGGTGGCGCAACTGCCCACGCTGTGGACGGCCGCGGGTGCGGTGTGCTTCGCCGTCTCCGACGGAATGATCGGCATCGGCAAGTTCGTCCTGGCATCCAGCGCGCTGGAGGTGCCGATCTGGTGGGTGTACGCGACCTCTCAGGTGTTGATCACGGCGGGCTTCTTCTTCGGCCGAGTGCCGCGCGACTGAGGTGCGTTGTCGGCGCGCATCGGTAGTCTTCGACGGTGCCGAACACCCGGCAGGCCGCTGAACACGAACCCATCGCGCGCGTGCTGCCGATGCTGTCCGTGCCGCATCTGGACCGCGAGTTCGACTACCTGGTCTCGACCGAACAATCCGACGACGCCCAGCCCGGGGTGCGGGTGCGGGTGCGATTCCACGGCCGGCTGGTCGACGCCTTCGTTCTCGAACGGCGCTCCGACACCGACCATGTGGGGCAACTGGGCTGGCTGGATCGGGTGATCTCGGCCGAGCCGGTGCTCACGCCGGAGGTACGCCGGCTCGTCGACGCGGTCGCCGCCCGCTACGCCGGCACCCGTCCGGACGTCCTTCGGCTGGCGATCCCGCCCCGGCACGCCCGGGCCGAGAAGAGCGACGCCGACACACCGCTGCTGCCGGTGATCGACCCGGTCGACCCCGCGGGATGGGCGCGCTACGGCCGCGGCGAGCAGTTCTTGACGGCGCTGCGCGAGGGCCGGGCGGCGCGGGCGGTCTGGCAGGCGCTGCCGGGGGAGCAGTGGTGCGATCGGATCGCCGAAGCCGCCGCGGCGGCGGTCAGCGGCGGGTACGGCGTGCTGGCCATCGTGCCCGACCAGCGCGACATCGACGCGGTGTGGCGGGCGGCGACCGCCCGGATCGACGAGACCGCGGTGGTGGCGCTGTCGGCCGGGCTCGGCCCCTCGGCGCGCTACCGGCGGTGGCTGTCGGTGTTGCGCGGCCACGCCCGGCTGGTGATCGGAACCCGCAGCGCGGTGTTCGCCCCCGTGGAACGGCTCGGCCTGGTCATCGTGTGGGACGACGGCGACGACACCCTGGCCGAGCCGCGAGCCCCTTACCCGCACGCCCGTGAGGTCGCCATGTTGCGCGCCCACCAACTGCGCTGCGCCGCGGTGATCGGCGGCTACGCCCGCACCGCCGAGGCGCACGCCCTGGTGCGCAGCGGCTGGGCCCACGATCTGGTGGCGGCCCGGCCGGTGGTACGGGCATGTTCGCCCCGGGTGGTGGCACTCGAGGACGGCGGCTACGCCGAGGAACGCGACGCCGCCGCCCGCACCGCACGGCTGCCGTCGGTGGCGTTGCGTGCCGCCAGGGCAGCCCTGGAGCGCGACGCCCCGGTCCTCATCCAGGTGCCCCGACGTGGCTACATCCCCTCGGTCGCCTGCGCGCGCTGTCGGACGATCGCCCGTTGCCGGCACTGCACCGGC
Encoded here:
- a CDS encoding primosomal protein N'; amino-acid sequence: MLSVPHLDREFDYLVSTEQSDDAQPGVRVRVRFHGRLVDAFVLERRSDTDHVGQLGWLDRVISAEPVLTPEVRRLVDAVAARYAGTRPDVLRLAIPPRHARAEKSDADTPLLPVIDPVDPAGWARYGRGEQFLTALREGRAARAVWQALPGEQWCDRIAEAAAAAVSGGYGVLAIVPDQRDIDAVWRAATARIDETAVVALSAGLGPSARYRRWLSVLRGHARLVIGTRSAVFAPVERLGLVIVWDDGDDTLAEPRAPYPHAREVAMLRAHQLRCAAVIGGYARTAEAHALVRSGWAHDLVAARPVVRACSPRVVALEDGGYAEERDAAARTARLPSVALRAARAALERDAPVLIQVPRRGYIPSVACARCRTIARCRHCTGPLSLSGAGSGAVCRWCGRIDPALRCRRCGSDAIRAVVVGARRTAEEIGRAFPGTTVVTSAGDTVHSEIGPGPALVVATPGAEPHAPDGYGAALLLDSWAMLGRQDLRAAEDTLRRWMAAATLVQSRADGGVVAVVAESTIPTVQALVKWDPVGHAEAELEARAEVGLPPSVHMAVVDGGTEAVNALLEHAELPEDADLLGPVDLPPGVRRPPATPAGEPVIRMLVRVRREEGLALAASLRDATAIHSARHDHEAVRVQIDPLHIG
- a CDS encoding lysoplasmalogenase, with protein sequence MASTGGLSKLGISPPYLRTLTAWWLAAVVAAIGYGVFLAVTALWLPDGAELTGRFPGQPAVKALMAVLLAVAALWHPIVRERRWLIAALLFSAGGDFFLAMPGWKPSFVLGLGSFLVAHLCYLGALLPLRGRSRPRLAAAAVMVALCVSLLIWFWPTLTTEGLTIPVTVYIGVLGAMVCAALVAQLPTLWTAAGAVCFAVSDGMIGIGKFVLASSALEVPIWWVYATSQVLITAGFFFGRVPRD